One window of Drosophila busckii strain San Diego stock center, stock number 13000-0081.31 chromosome 3L, ASM1175060v1, whole genome shotgun sequence genomic DNA carries:
- the LOC108600975 gene encoding V-type proton ATPase subunit e 2, producing the protein MGAAFFPVLFFTAVWGSVGIGLPIMTPKGPHQNLIRCILMLTAACCWLFWLCCYMAQMNPLIGPKLKRHVIAEIARSWSNKLVEG; encoded by the coding sequence ATGGGTGCGGCGTTCTTTCCTGTGCTATTTTTCACGGCCGTGTGGGGTTCTGTGGGCATAGGACTGCCCATTATGACTCCAAAAGGACCTCATCAAAACCTGATTAGGTGTATCTTAATGTTGACTGCCGCCTGCTGCTGGCTCTTTTGGCTGTGCTGTTACATGGCTCAGATGAATCCTTTAATTGGTCCGAAGTTGAAGCGTCATGTCATCGCCGAGATTGCCAGATCTTGGAGCAACAAGCTAGTGGAGGGCTAA
- the LOC108599067 gene encoding probable serine/threonine-protein kinase dyrk2, with product MDTVYGTKKYFQSLSGVSDIYRTQTCRQMNTSEYNYQNTLGRRSQLGAYYHMNKQPSYTNDHSINSQYGYNTWGIWRDGRNIAPSTFSTKTHTHYPKNRSFSIILTTAAFIVLLAVISIAGLAFYFSSIKATLEDPVLGFEGSFRIAKGDLYSTGLKYNHTTTYKQKIDFYKRFVERALSDNGLQPLRTDVWGFGDGPLIKVSFRVFLDVRKLPQNILSVEEYIKESLFLETSATKSLYRSLRLDTESVEIKRILDEQVVRSAGILKEAQTVPTSQTQLEKRLMKKGGSAGNLQSKAAGFTTAKPRSPSARPHTPDDEPDIDVENAPVIQGSFEGSFEITKTDADIAHKKTSPTRSYQSSSLPPKTIAVTPYSLRVKPKKPTIEKLTTVTPPPQTQATKGSNSTKKPASTTPKPKAKPSTTTTTTTSTTTTTTTTTPRPTTTTT from the exons ATGGATACAGTCTATGGCACCAAGAAATACTTTCAGAGCTTGTCGGGCGTTAGTGATATATATCGTACGCAGACATGTCGCCAGATG AACACCTCGGAGTATAATTATCAGAATACCTTGGGTCGGCGTTCCCAATTAGGTGCCTACTATCATATGAACAAGCAGCCATCGTATACGAATGACCACAGCATCAATAGTCAATATGGCTATAACACCTGGGGCATCTGGCGCGATGGACGCAACATCGCACCATCAACATTCTCAACCAAAACCCATACGCACTATCCAAAGAACCGATCGTTCTCGATTATACTCACCACAGCTGCGTTTATAGTGCTGCTCGCTGTCATCTCCATAGCTGGGCTAGCATTCTACTTTAGCTCAATCAAGGCCACGCTTGAAGATC CTGTGCTTGGCTTCGAGGGTTCCTTTCGCATTGCCAAGGGTGATCTTTACTCCACCGGCCTAAAGTACAACCACACCACCACTTATAAGCAGAAAATAGATTTTTACAAGCGTTTCGTGGAGCGCGCACTCAGCGACAATGGGCTGCAACCTTTGCGCACAGATGTTTGGGGCTTTGGTGACGGACCGCTGATCAAAGTATCCTTTCGTGTATTTCTGGATGTGCGCAAATTGCCGCA AAACATACTGAGCGTGGAGGAGTACATTAAGGAGTCGCTATTCTTGGAAACATCCGCTACAAAATCGCTGTATCGCTCGCTACGCTTAGACACGGAATCTGTGGAGATTAAACGCATTTTGGATGAACAAGTTGTGCGCTCAGCTGGCATACTAAAGGAAGCT CAAACGGTGCCCACCAGCCAGACGCAGCTGGAGAAGCGCCTCATGAAAAAGGGCGGCTCAGCAGGCAACTTGCAGTCAAAGGCTGCTGGTTTTACAACAGCAAAGCCGCGTAGTCCCAGCGCACGGCCGCATACTCCGGATGATGAGCCTGATATTGATGTTGAAAATGCGCCCGTTATACAGGGATCTTTTGAGGGTTCATTTGAAATAACTAAAACGGATGCGGATATTGCACACAAGAAAACATCGCCGACACGCTCCTATCAAAGCAGCAGTCTGCCGCCCAAAACTATTGCGGTTACGCCTTATTCCTTGCGCGTTAAGCCCAAGAAACCCACAATTGAGAAGCTGACCACGGTAACGCCGCCGCCACAAACACAggcaacaaaaggcagcaacagcaccaaGAAGCCAGCAAGTACCACTCCCAAGCCCAAAGCAAAGCcctcaacaacaactacaacaacgaccagcacaacaacaacaacaaccacaactaCTCCCAGACccacaacaactactaca